From the Alkalibacter rhizosphaerae genome, one window contains:
- the rplW gene encoding 50S ribosomal protein L23: protein MLSPHDIIIKPIVTERSMDDIGENKYTFKVKKDANKIQIKNAVETIFGVKVEKVFTMNMNGKMKRMGKYLGRRANWKKAIVKLTPDSKSIEFFEGI from the coding sequence ATGCTTAGCCCTCATGACATTATCATAAAGCCGATCGTTACGGAAAGAAGTATGGATGACATCGGTGAGAACAAGTACACATTTAAAGTAAAAAAAGATGCAAACAAGATCCAGATCAAGAATGCCGTAGAAACGATTTTTGGCGTCAAAGTGGAAAAAGTATTTACCATGAACATGAATGGAAAAATGAAGCGGATGGGAAAATATCTCGGACGACGTGCAAACTGGAAAAAAGCCATTGTAAAACTTACTCCAGACAGCAAATCCATCGAGTTCTTTGAAGGCATCTAA
- the rplD gene encoding 50S ribosomal protein L4: MPKIDVINIKGEKIEELTLSDAIFGIEPNEAAVHQVVVAQLANKRQGTQSAKTRSEVRGGGRKPWRQKGTGRARAGTIRSPLWKGGGVIFAPKPRDYTKKVNKKMNRLAMKSVLSAKVAENELLVLDSIVMDAPKTKEMTAILSAIKAGKKTIIVLDSVNENIYKSARNIEGVITATVDTLNVYDLLNYDCLVATKGSVEKIEEVYA; this comes from the coding sequence ATGCCTAAAATTGATGTAATCAATATTAAAGGGGAAAAAATAGAAGAACTGACATTAAGCGATGCAATATTCGGCATCGAACCGAACGAAGCTGCAGTACACCAAGTTGTTGTGGCACAATTGGCCAACAAGCGACAGGGGACACAATCTGCAAAGACCCGTTCTGAAGTTCGAGGCGGAGGCAGAAAACCTTGGAGACAAAAAGGAACGGGAAGGGCGAGAGCCGGTACCATTCGTTCTCCATTGTGGAAAGGCGGCGGCGTGATCTTTGCACCGAAACCAAGAGATTATACTAAAAAAGTCAACAAGAAAATGAATCGATTGGCAATGAAATCCGTTCTTTCTGCTAAAGTGGCTGAAAATGAATTGCTGGTTTTGGATTCCATCGTTATGGATGCTCCGAAGACAAAAGAAATGACTGCCATTTTATCTGCAATAAAAGCAGGCAAGAAAACGATCATCGTGCTGGACAGCGTCAATGAAAATATTTACAAGTCCGCAAGAAATATCGAAGGTGTCATTACAGCAACGGTGGACACTTTGAACGTTTATGACTTGCTGAATTACGATTGCCTGGTGGCAACGAAAGGTTCCGTAGAGAAAATAGAGGAGGTGTACGCATAA
- the rplC gene encoding 50S ribosomal protein L3, producing the protein MEKVIIGKKLGMTQIFTEEGQLVPVTVVEAGPCQVVQVKSLDTDGYNSIQLGYGDVKEKKVTKPRKGHFDKNELAYKRILKEFRVADAAAYEVGQDVKADVFENGDKIDVTGTSKGKGFQGVIKRHNQSRGPMKHGSKYHRSPGSMGASSSPSRVFKGKKLPGQMGNVQVTVQNLEIVKVDADRNLLLVKGAVPGIRGSLITIKETVKK; encoded by the coding sequence ATGGAGAAAGTAATCATAGGAAAAAAACTCGGCATGACCCAAATCTTTACGGAGGAAGGCCAATTGGTGCCTGTCACCGTAGTAGAAGCAGGACCTTGCCAGGTGGTTCAGGTAAAAAGCCTTGATACAGATGGATACAACAGCATCCAGTTGGGTTATGGCGATGTAAAAGAGAAAAAAGTAACGAAACCGCGAAAAGGTCATTTCGACAAAAACGAGCTGGCATACAAACGGATCCTTAAAGAGTTCCGAGTTGCAGATGCAGCCGCTTACGAAGTAGGCCAGGACGTAAAAGCAGACGTATTTGAAAACGGAGACAAGATCGACGTTACCGGAACTTCCAAGGGAAAGGGATTCCAGGGTGTCATCAAAAGACACAACCAATCCAGAGGACCAATGAAGCACGGTTCCAAGTATCACCGCTCCCCAGGATCCATGGGTGCATCTTCCAGTCCTTCCAGAGTATTTAAAGGAAAGAAGCTGCCGGGACAAATGGGTAACGTACAAGTGACGGTACAAAATTTGGAGATCGTCAAAGTGGATGCGGATAGAAACCTTCTTTTGGTAAAAGGCGCAGTGCCGGGGATCCGGGGAAGCTTGATTACGATAAAAGAAACCGTTAAAAAGTAA
- the rpsJ gene encoding 30S ribosomal protein S10 encodes MAKQKIRIRLKAYDHKVLDQSAQKIVETAKRTGAGVSGPVPLPTEKEIITILRAVHKYKDSREQFEMRTHKRLIDILNPTPKTVDALMRLDLPAGVDIEIKL; translated from the coding sequence ATGGCAAAACAAAAGATCAGAATCAGATTGAAAGCGTATGATCACAAGGTATTGGATCAATCCGCACAGAAAATCGTGGAAACTGCAAAAAGAACAGGTGCAGGTGTATCGGGCCCAGTTCCGTTGCCGACAGAAAAAGAGATCATCACCATTCTTCGTGCAGTACACAAGTACAAAGATTCCAGAGAGCAGTTTGAAATGAGAACTCACAAAAGACTGATCGACATCTTGAACCCGACGCCAAAGACAGTAGACGCATTGATGCGGCTGGATCTGCCGGCTGGTGTAGATATCGAGATCAAGCTTTAA
- the tuf gene encoding elongation factor Tu, producing MGKAKFERNKTHVNIGTIGHVDHGKTTLTAAITTVLNKRFGTGSAVAFDKIDKAPEERERGITISTSHVEYETDARHYAHVDCPGHADYVKNMITGAAQMDGAILVVSAADGPMPQTREHILLSRQVGVPYIVVFLNKADMVDDDELIELVEMEVRELLNEYEFPGDDTPIVVGSALRALEDPDGEWGDKIVELMKEVDEYIPDPERATDKPFLMPVEDVFSITGRGTVATGRVERGTIKVGEEVEIIGMTETRRKVVVTGVEMFRKLLDQAVAGDNIGALLRGVDRTEIERGQVLAKPGTVNPHTKFKSEVYVLTKEEGGRHTPFFNGYRPQFYFRTTDVTGIIELGEGVEMVMPGDNIAMEIQLITPIAIEEGLRFAIREGGRTVASGVVAEIVE from the coding sequence ATGGGAAAAGCAAAATTTGAAAGAAACAAAACCCACGTAAACATTGGAACCATTGGACACGTAGACCACGGCAAAACGACGTTGACGGCAGCGATCACAACAGTATTGAACAAAAGATTCGGAACAGGATCCGCTGTAGCATTTGACAAGATCGACAAGGCACCGGAAGAGAGAGAAAGAGGGATCACCATCTCCACTTCTCACGTAGAGTACGAAACAGATGCAAGACACTACGCTCACGTAGACTGCCCGGGACACGCCGACTACGTAAAGAACATGATCACAGGAGCCGCCCAAATGGACGGAGCCATCCTGGTAGTAAGTGCAGCAGACGGCCCCATGCCTCAAACAAGAGAGCACATCCTCTTGTCCAGACAGGTAGGAGTACCTTACATCGTTGTATTCCTGAACAAAGCCGACATGGTCGACGACGACGAGTTGATCGAACTGGTGGAAATGGAAGTACGAGAGCTGCTCAACGAATATGAATTCCCAGGCGACGACACGCCCATCGTAGTAGGAAGCGCCCTTCGTGCACTGGAAGATCCAGACGGAGAATGGGGCGACAAGATCGTTGAACTGATGAAAGAGGTAGACGAGTACATCCCGGACCCGGAAAGAGCAACGGACAAGCCCTTCCTGATGCCGGTAGAGGACGTCTTCTCCATCACAGGACGAGGAACTGTAGCTACAGGTAGAGTAGAGCGTGGAACCATCAAAGTCGGTGAAGAAGTAGAGATCATCGGAATGACGGAAACGAGAAGAAAAGTAGTCGTTACCGGAGTAGAGATGTTTAGAAAACTGTTGGATCAGGCAGTAGCCGGAGACAACATCGGAGCGTTGCTTCGAGGAGTGGACCGAACAGAGATCGAGCGTGGACAAGTATTGGCCAAGCCGGGAACTGTAAATCCCCACACCAAATTCAAGTCGGAAGTATACGTATTGACAAAAGAAGAGGGTGGACGACATACTCCTTTCTTCAACGGATACCGACCGCAGTTTTATTTCAGAACCACTGACGTGACCGGCATCATCGAGCTGGGCGAAGGCGTGGAGATGGTAATGCCTGGCGACAACATCGCCATGGAGATCCAATTGATCACTCCCATCGCCATCGAAGAAGGCTTGCGTTTCGCCATCCGAGAAGGTGGACGAACCGTTGCATCCGGTGTCGTAGCAGAGATCGTCGAGTAA